One genomic segment of Arcobacter porcinus includes these proteins:
- a CDS encoding TolC family protein — MKKIFTSLVLFLGISYSETISFEELLKQSINNSKELQKREIDIDISKKSQDEIIGIETGKLYISSEISRTNHAGHVFNSKLSSREATFRDFGFTQMPDGIDTAPKDLNYPNSRTNINTKIVYDLPLFTGFALSNYKDITKLQEKANEYLYNLDEKNLEYEVLKAYNSSVLAKDFVQTLERANSTVEFIYEGAKKFHENGLVTKLDVNEAKVYKLSLQAELLKAKNNFKLAISYLKFLSGNNNISDVESLKNIYFDLLNFDELYEMALLQRDEKALVNISIEANNKNIKANQGSYYPNVFTRLEYGYNDNNFTTSSDKDYYLAFLGINLTLFDHSRSSKIEKSRLELLKSKLDMQKLDDGIKLELEEALLNFNSKQDEQKAYFEALNLAYDVLEQAKLQYKNRLVSMTTLLSQETNYRKSQTMLLNARYETSLALAKLKKVLGINLIKDNK, encoded by the coding sequence ATGAAGAAAATATTTACTTCTTTAGTTCTTTTTTTAGGAATATCTTATTCAGAAACTATCTCTTTTGAAGAGTTATTAAAACAATCAATTAATAACAGTAAAGAGCTTCAAAAAAGAGAGATTGATATCGATATTTCAAAGAAGAGCCAAGATGAGATTATTGGTATTGAAACAGGGAAACTATATATTTCAAGTGAAATAAGTCGTACAAATCACGCAGGTCATGTGTTTAACTCAAAGCTATCAAGTAGAGAAGCTACTTTTAGAGATTTTGGGTTTACACAGATGCCAGATGGTATTGATACAGCACCAAAAGATTTAAACTATCCAAATTCAAGAACAAATATTAATACAAAAATAGTTTATGATCTTCCACTTTTTACAGGTTTTGCCTTAAGTAACTATAAAGACATTACAAAGCTTCAAGAAAAAGCAAATGAATATTTATATAATTTAGATGAGAAAAATCTTGAATATGAAGTTTTAAAAGCTTACAATAGTTCAGTTTTGGCAAAAGATTTTGTACAAACTCTAGAAAGAGCGAATAGTACAGTAGAGTTTATATATGAAGGTGCAAAAAAGTTTCATGAAAATGGTTTGGTTACAAAACTTGATGTAAATGAAGCAAAAGTATATAAACTATCACTTCAAGCAGAACTTCTAAAAGCAAAAAATAATTTTAAACTAGCTATTTCTTATCTTAAGTTTTTAAGTGGAAACAATAATATAAGTGATGTTGAATCTCTTAAAAATATCTATTTTGATCTACTAAACTTTGATGAACTTTATGAAATGGCTCTTTTACAAAGAGATGAAAAAGCTTTAGTAAATATAAGTATTGAAGCGAATAATAAAAATATAAAAGCAAATCAAGGCTCTTATTATCCAAATGTTTTTACAAGATTAGAGTATGGTTATAATGATAATAATTTCACAACTTCAAGCGACAAAGATTATTATCTTGCTTTTTTAGGGATTAATCTTACTTTATTTGACCATAGTAGATCAAGTAAAATTGAGAAATCAAGACTTGAATTATTAAAATCAAAACTTGATATGCAAAAACTTGATGATGGTATTAAATTAGAGCTAGAAGAAGCATTACTAAATTTTAATTCAAAACAAGATGAACAAAAAGCTTATTTTGAAGCTTTGAATTTAGCTTATGATGTTTTAGAACAAGCAAAATTACAATATAAAAATAGACTTGTATCTATGACTACTCTACTTTCTCAAGAGACAAATTATAGAAAAAGTCAAACAATGCTTTTAAATGCTAGATATGAAACATCACTAGCATTAGCAAAATTAAAAAAGGTTTTAGGAATAAATTTAATTAAGGATAACAAATGA
- a CDS encoding efflux RND transporter permease subunit, with the protein MNRNLNIAGRIAQTFINHPLTFILALFILILGYFSLLLMPKEENPQIKVSGGVVIVALPDAKASEIQKVIIEPLEKKIKEIKGVEHIFSFARDSVGIVQVQFFIGEDKEQSNLKLYDQVMRNMDLMPKNAMQPIIKTMDIDTGIPIATIAFYSEKKDGIDILNKEELYEEVSRIAKKINKIEDVAMVDLKGEKKEQYNIEVDINRLNSYNIALAYVKKQVEALNFNTPNMSTNTSDNSLVVMQIEQAITSVKDLENLIISYNFSTPIYLKDIAKITKSYEIQNKKDAYLYTKKDDGTFEEYSQITLMASKLKGANSVTINEKIFEYMDSIKEPLLSKNIKYVITRDDGYSANIAVNSLIKDLITSIIIIFILLIFTLGFKEALIVSLTVPMILSLTLFIGFLLGETVNRITLFALIVSLGMLVDAAIIVIENIHRHKVQNPHLDIEQIAINATNEIGNPTNIATIAIVLVFVPMFFVGGMMGEFMHPLPVFVPISLIVSLFVAYAFTPYLVRKILKVKK; encoded by the coding sequence ATGAATAGAAATTTAAATATCGCAGGAAGAATTGCTCAAACATTTATAAACCATCCTTTAACTTTCATTTTGGCTCTGTTTATTTTGATTTTGGGATATTTTTCACTTTTACTTATGCCAAAAGAGGAGAATCCTCAAATAAAAGTAAGTGGTGGAGTTGTAATAGTTGCACTTCCAGATGCAAAAGCTAGTGAAATTCAAAAAGTTATTATTGAGCCACTTGAAAAAAAGATAAAAGAGATAAAAGGTGTTGAGCATATTTTCTCTTTTGCAAGAGATAGCGTTGGAATTGTTCAAGTTCAGTTTTTTATTGGAGAAGATAAAGAACAATCAAATTTAAAACTATATGATCAAGTTATGAGAAATATGGATTTAATGCCAAAAAATGCTATGCAACCAATTATAAAAACAATGGATATTGATACAGGAATTCCTATTGCTACAATAGCTTTTTATAGTGAAAAAAAAGATGGTATTGATATTTTAAATAAAGAAGAGTTATATGAAGAAGTTAGCCGTATTGCAAAAAAAATAAACAAAATTGAAGATGTTGCAATGGTTGATTTAAAAGGAGAAAAAAAAGAGCAATACAATATAGAAGTTGATATAAATAGATTAAACTCTTATAACATTGCTTTGGCATATGTAAAAAAACAGGTTGAAGCACTAAACTTTAATACTCCAAATATGAGTACAAATACAAGTGATAACTCTTTGGTTGTTATGCAAATCGAACAAGCAATAACAAGTGTAAAGGATTTGGAAAATCTTATAATATCTTATAACTTTTCAACTCCAATATATTTAAAAGATATTGCAAAAATCACAAAATCATATGAAATTCAAAATAAAAAAGATGCATATTTATATACAAAAAAAGATGATGGAACTTTTGAAGAGTATTCACAAATCACTTTAATGGCATCAAAACTAAAAGGTGCAAATAGTGTAACTATAAATGAAAAAATATTCGAATATATGGATAGCATAAAAGAGCCTTTATTAAGTAAAAATATTAAATATGTAATCACAAGAGATGATGGATATAGTGCAAATATTGCTGTAAACTCTTTAATAAAAGATTTAATAACTTCAATCATCATAATCTTTATTTTACTAATATTTACTCTTGGATTTAAAGAGGCTTTAATAGTATCTTTAACTGTTCCTATGATTCTGTCTTTGACTCTGTTTATAGGTTTTTTACTTGGAGAAACAGTAAATAGAATCACACTTTTTGCACTTATTGTATCCTTAGGAATGCTTGTTGATGCAGCTATTATTGTAATTGAAAATATTCATAGACATAAAGTACAAAATCCTCATTTAGATATTGAACAAATAGCTATAAACGCTACAAATGAGATAGGTAATCCTACAAATATTGCAACAATTGCTATTGTTTTAGTTTTTGTTCCTATGTTCTTTGTTGGTGGAATGATGGGAGAATTTATGCATCCACTTCCTGTTTTTGTACCTATTTCACTGATTGTTTCACTATTTGTTGCTTATGCATTTACTCCTTATTTAGTAAGAAAAATTTTAAAGGTTAAAAAATGA
- a CDS encoding catalase, with amino-acid sequence MKKIMTTTGGNPISDNQNSITAGERGPVLLQDYQLIQKLAHQNRERIPERVVHAKGSGAFGVLEINEDISKYTKAKVLQKGEKTKLLLRISTVAGEKGAADAERDVRGFALKFYTKEGNWDLVGNNTPVFFVRDAIKFPDFIHTQKRDPQSNLRSNTAMWDFWSLSPESLHQVTILMSDRGLPKSLRHINGYGSHTYSLINAKGERFWVKFHFKTLQGIETITNQEAEAIVGKDRESNQRDLFENIEKGNFPKWSFEIQIMTEEEAKICSFNPFDLTKVWPHKEYPMIKVGTMTLNENPKNYFQQVEQAAFSPSNIVPGISFSPDKMLQARIFSYPDAQRYRVGTHYEMLPVNRPTVEVNTYNLDGSMNFEIKEPTKAYYEPNSFDGAVEDSSFAEPDLEVGNIAQRYDHRVGNDDFSQPRALFLLMNDNQKNQLFNNIKDAMNGVPQDIINRQVELFEKVHPDYANGVRKALGL; translated from the coding sequence ATGAAAAAAATAATGACAACAACTGGTGGAAATCCAATTTCTGATAATCAAAATTCAATAACAGCTGGTGAAAGAGGACCTGTCTTATTACAAGATTATCAACTTATACAAAAACTAGCACATCAAAATAGAGAAAGAATTCCAGAAAGAGTGGTTCACGCAAAAGGAAGTGGAGCTTTTGGAGTTTTAGAAATAAATGAAGATATATCAAAATATACAAAAGCAAAAGTACTACAAAAAGGTGAAAAAACAAAACTTCTATTAAGAATTTCAACTGTTGCAGGAGAAAAAGGTGCAGCTGATGCTGAAAGAGATGTAAGAGGTTTTGCTCTTAAATTTTATACAAAAGAGGGAAACTGGGATTTAGTAGGAAATAATACACCTGTATTTTTCGTAAGAGATGCAATAAAATTCCCTGATTTTATACATACACAAAAAAGAGATCCACAATCAAACTTAAGAAGTAACACAGCAATGTGGGATTTTTGGTCTTTAAGTCCTGAAAGTTTACACCAAGTAACAATTCTTATGTCAGATAGAGGATTACCAAAATCATTAAGACATATAAATGGATATGGTTCGCATACATATAGTTTAATAAATGCAAAAGGTGAAAGATTTTGGGTTAAATTCCACTTTAAAACTCTTCAAGGAATTGAAACTATTACAAATCAAGAAGCAGAAGCTATTGTTGGAAAAGATAGAGAGTCAAATCAAAGAGATTTATTTGAGAATATTGAAAAAGGAAATTTTCCAAAATGGAGTTTTGAGATTCAAATAATGACAGAAGAAGAGGCGAAAATATGTAGCTTTAATCCATTTGATTTAACTAAAGTTTGGCCACATAAAGAGTATCCAATGATTAAAGTTGGAACTATGACTTTAAATGAGAATCCAAAAAATTATTTCCAACAAGTTGAACAAGCTGCATTTAGCCCATCAAATATTGTTCCAGGAATTAGTTTTTCACCTGATAAAATGTTACAAGCAAGAATATTTTCATATCCAGATGCTCAAAGATATAGAGTTGGAACACACTATGAGATGTTACCTGTAAATAGACCAACTGTTGAGGTAAATACATATAACCTAGATGGAAGTATGAATTTTGAAATAAAAGAGCCTACAAAAGCTTATTATGAGCCAAATAGTTTTGATGGAGCAGTTGAAGATAGTAGTTTTGCTGAACCAGATTTAGAAGTTGGAAATATTGCACAAAGATATGACCATAGAGTTGGAAATGATGATTTCTCTCAACCAAGAGCTCTATTTTTACTTATGAATGATAATCAAAAGAATCAACTATTTAATAATATAAAAGATGCTATGAATGGTGTTCCACAAGATATTATAAATAGACAAGTTGAACTTTTTGAAAAAGTTCATCCTGATTATGCAAATGGAGTTAGAAAAGCTTTAGGATTATAA
- a CDS encoding HD domain-containing phosphohydrolase, producing MKKILYYSIGFLIFLLLFHFFYYKPNVKKINEDIYLEKSTQIRDLFANQIRSKQSSIGNMVYLMSQNKELINALEKNDKNLLDYKDILNFLNKNSEYKNLWLHIIDKKGNSFYRSWTEKSGEYLLDIREDLKELFKSPKPSQNISSGLYDLTLKTIQPIFNKNGEFLGFIEFISKFSSIAKNLERENIDPIFLLSLEKSDKLVEPFSKNFIDGRYVVNTDVKKDLLRLVHENGVSFFTNILKYKLVDRYLVTNIMIRDTNGSEMGLFIMFYEKSKLNKSQLTDFINQYITIIIIFSLLYSIVFLYLLKSIYAKKLDAEIKLKTERIKSQSEKLEKLVDIYDKNVIFSRTDLKGVITHASSAFCRISGYSKDELIGQAHNIVRHPDTPKELFKQLWSDLKEEKKVTIEIKNMRKDGSYYWVIADFEPEYDDNHELVGYYAVREDITANKDIEDIQREIIFTMGSIAESRSKETGEHVKRVSKYSKILALGYGLPKASAKELALASPMHDIGKTAIPDSILNKPAKLTFEEFEEMKTHAQKGYDMLNVSSRPLLQTAANIALTHHEKFDGTGYPNGLKGEEIPIFGRITALADVFDAISSDRCYKKAWPLDEALNYIKEQSGKHFDPELVDIFFKNINKILEVKEKHKDVE from the coding sequence ATGAAAAAAATTTTATATTATTCAATAGGTTTCTTAATTTTTTTATTACTATTCCATTTTTTTTACTATAAACCAAATGTAAAAAAAATAAATGAAGATATATATTTAGAAAAAAGTACACAAATTAGAGATCTTTTTGCAAATCAAATAAGAAGTAAACAATCAAGCATTGGGAATATGGTTTATCTTATGAGCCAAAATAAAGAGCTAATAAACGCTTTAGAAAAAAATGATAAAAATCTACTAGATTATAAAGATATTCTAAATTTTTTAAATAAAAATAGTGAATATAAAAACTTATGGCTGCATATAATAGATAAAAAAGGTAATAGCTTTTATAGATCTTGGACAGAAAAATCAGGTGAATATCTTTTAGATATAAGAGAAGATTTAAAAGAACTCTTCAAAAGTCCAAAACCATCTCAAAATATAAGTTCAGGTTTGTATGATTTAACATTAAAAACTATCCAGCCTATCTTTAATAAAAATGGAGAATTTCTAGGTTTTATTGAGTTTATTTCAAAATTTAGTTCTATTGCAAAGAATCTTGAAAGAGAGAATATAGATCCTATATTTCTATTAAGTCTTGAAAAAAGTGATAAGCTAGTTGAACCTTTTTCTAAAAATTTTATTGATGGAAGATATGTTGTAAATACTGATGTAAAAAAAGATCTATTAAGATTAGTTCATGAAAATGGTGTTAGCTTTTTTACAAATATTTTAAAATATAAATTAGTTGATAGATATTTAGTAACAAATATTATGATTAGAGATACTAATGGTTCTGAAATGGGACTTTTTATCATGTTTTATGAAAAAAGTAAACTAAATAAATCTCAATTAACAGACTTTATAAACCAATATATAACAATTATAATAATATTCTCTTTACTATATTCAATAGTTTTTTTATATCTTTTAAAATCAATTTATGCAAAAAAACTAGATGCTGAAATTAAATTAAAAACAGAAAGAATAAAATCTCAAAGTGAGAAATTAGAAAAACTAGTTGATATTTATGATAAAAATGTAATATTTTCAAGAACTGATTTAAAAGGGGTAATAACTCATGCAAGTAGTGCTTTTTGTAGGATTAGTGGTTATTCAAAAGATGAACTTATAGGACAAGCTCATAATATTGTAAGACATCCAGATACTCCTAAAGAGCTATTTAAGCAATTATGGAGTGATTTAAAAGAGGAAAAGAAAGTTACTATAGAGATAAAAAATATGAGAAAAGATGGTTCATATTATTGGGTTATTGCAGATTTTGAACCTGAATATGATGATAACCATGAACTAGTTGGCTACTATGCCGTTAGAGAGGATATTACAGCTAATAAAGATATAGAAGATATACAAAGAGAGATTATATTCACTATGGGAAGTATTGCTGAATCTAGATCTAAAGAGACTGGAGAGCATGTAAAAAGAGTATCTAAATACTCAAAAATATTAGCACTAGGTTATGGTTTACCAAAAGCAAGTGCTAAAGAACTAGCACTTGCTAGTCCTATGCATGATATTGGAAAAACAGCTATTCCTGATAGTATTTTAAATAAACCAGCAAAACTTACTTTTGAAGAGTTTGAAGAGATGAAAACTCATGCACAAAAAGGTTATGACATGTTAAATGTATCTTCAAGACCTCTATTGCAAACAGCTGCAAATATTGCTTTAACACACCACGAAAAATTTGATGGAACAGGTTATCCAAATGGATTAAAAGGTGAAGAGATTCCAATTTTTGGAAGAATCACTGCTTTAGCTGATGTTTTTGATGCAATTAGTAGTGATAGATGCTATAAAAAAGCTTGGCCTTTAGATGAAGCATTGAACTATATAAAAGAGCAAAGTGGAAAACATTTTGATCCTGAATTAGTAGATATATTCTTTAAAAATATTAATAAAATATTAGAAGTAAAAGAGAAGCACAAGGATGTAGAATAA
- a CDS encoding ankyrin repeat domain-containing protein produces MQVSEEELKRYEELQVIALNFAREGKTEDLKAMIEAGISVDLSDHKGNSLLMLATYNGNLETTNMLISKNAKIDKKNDRGQTPLAGVCFKGNLKIVQALVEAGANIDEDNGLGTTAIFFASMFGHTDIVKYLQTKKKSNLKDKIYIIFSKFVRFFRRK; encoded by the coding sequence TTGCAAGTAAGTGAAGAAGAATTAAAAAGATATGAAGAGCTTCAAGTAATAGCTTTAAATTTCGCAAGAGAAGGAAAAACTGAAGATTTAAAAGCTATGATTGAAGCTGGAATTAGTGTAGATTTGAGTGATCATAAAGGAAATAGTTTATTAATGTTGGCTACTTATAATGGAAATTTAGAAACTACAAATATGCTAATTTCAAAAAATGCAAAAATTGATAAAAAAAATGATAGAGGACAAACACCACTTGCAGGTGTTTGTTTTAAAGGAAATCTAAAAATTGTTCAAGCTTTAGTAGAAGCAGGGGCAAATATAGATGAAGATAATGGTTTAGGAACTACTGCAATATTTTTTGCAAGTATGTTTGGACATACAGATATTGTAAAGTATCTTCAAACAAAAAAGAAGTCTAATTTAAAAGATAAAATATATATTATTTTTTCAAAATTTGTAAGATTCTTTAGAAGAAAATAA
- the fliP gene encoding flagellar type III secretion system pore protein FliP (The bacterial flagellar biogenesis protein FliP forms a type III secretion system (T3SS)-type pore required for flagellar assembly.): MRFLFGIVLLSIYSLAADPVPMINLSVSALEEPVQFVKTINIVIILALLVLAPSLLLMVTSFTRIIIVLALLRQSMGLQQTPPTQIIISLALIMTIFIMEPYGKKAWDESIVPYMDEKISYQDAFSKGVAPFKDFMIKNTRESDLALFYRIKKEPNPKNIDDVSLTLLMPAFIVSELRTAFEIGFLIFLPFLIIDIIVASILMSLGMMMLPPVMISLPIKIIFFIVVDGWPLIIGNLAQSFK, from the coding sequence TTGAGATTTTTATTTGGAATAGTATTATTATCTATTTACTCTTTAGCTGCTGATCCTGTTCCTATGATAAATCTTTCTGTATCTGCACTTGAAGAACCTGTACAATTTGTAAAAACAATAAATATTGTAATAATTTTAGCTCTATTAGTTCTTGCACCATCTTTATTACTAATGGTTACATCTTTTACAAGAATTATTATAGTTCTTGCACTTTTAAGACAATCTATGGGACTTCAACAAACTCCACCAACTCAAATTATAATTTCCCTAGCTCTTATTATGACAATTTTTATAATGGAACCTTATGGGAAAAAAGCTTGGGATGAGAGTATTGTTCCTTATATGGATGAAAAGATATCTTATCAAGATGCTTTTTCAAAAGGAGTTGCACCTTTTAAAGATTTTATGATAAAAAATACAAGAGAATCAGATTTAGCTCTATTTTATAGAATAAAAAAAGAACCAAATCCAAAAAATATTGATGATGTATCTTTAACTCTTCTAATGCCAGCATTTATTGTAAGTGAACTTAGAACTGCTTTTGAAATAGGATTCCTAATATTTTTACCATTTTTAATTATTGATATTATTGTAGCCTCTATTTTAATGAGTTTAGGAATGATGATGCTTCCTCCAGTTATGATATCACTTCCTATTAAAATAATATTTTTTATAGTAGTAGATGGTTGGCCACTTATTATTGGAAATTTGGCCCAATCATTTAAATAA
- a CDS encoding efflux RND transporter periplasmic adaptor subunit, which produces MRYLLAVFLFFISSFASYLELDGVVESENEKIISSRMMGYITKVYVNEGDIVKKGQLLYEIDPTDISYNEKIIRSQISNLEINLKRYKELLEQDLVSKFDYEQLELNLITAKAKLAELLANYNYLKVKAPNNAMLIKKSIKEAEMAIPGMPHLILTDLDSLIIKTNISESNLKNINVGKKVKIEIASQNFKSDGIITAIYPNYMNSTHSFAVKISFDKKEFNIYPAMYAKITLSLDENLEKIDE; this is translated from the coding sequence ATGAGATATTTATTAGCAGTTTTTTTATTTTTCATTAGCTCTTTTGCTTCATACTTGGAGCTAGATGGAGTTGTTGAATCAGAAAATGAAAAAATAATTTCAAGTAGAATGATGGGATATATTACAAAAGTATATGTAAATGAAGGAGATATTGTAAAAAAAGGTCAATTACTTTATGAGATTGATCCAACAGATATTTCATATAATGAAAAAATAATTAGAAGCCAAATTTCAAACTTAGAGATAAATTTAAAAAGATATAAAGAGCTTTTAGAACAAGATTTAGTTTCAAAGTTTGATTATGAACAACTTGAACTAAATCTTATTACAGCTAAAGCTAAACTAGCTGAACTTTTAGCAAACTATAACTATCTTAAGGTAAAAGCACCAAATAATGCAATGCTTATAAAAAAATCAATCAAAGAAGCTGAAATGGCAATTCCAGGAATGCCTCATCTTATTTTAACTGATTTAGACTCTTTAATTATAAAAACAAATATCTCTGAATCAAATTTAAAAAATATAAATGTAGGGAAAAAAGTTAAAATAGAGATAGCTTCTCAAAATTTCAAATCAGATGGTATTATTACTGCTATTTATCCAAATTATATGAACTCAACTCACTCTTTTGCAGTTAAAATATCTTTTGATAAAAAAGAGTTTAATATTTATCCAGCTATGTATGCAAAAATAACTCTATCTTTAGATGAAAATTTGGAAAAAATAGATGAATAG
- a CDS encoding efflux RND transporter permease subunit: MKIEKIVLDILNSKRKTFLVLFSTFVLFILSILSLPSEILKAKMLPDKDSDSFSIYLDLKDGSSLYQTKELVNCITKSLQKEENITNISAFLSQGQPIDFAGLVKQSSLKYKESQAELMVNIKRFKDRDITSYNLVNKLRTEVLNSCKNEDAVIKFIQIPAGPPVLASLVAEVYGGVSFQSRRDFAQKIANVFKNQNTLVDIDILADEDYRVFSLNINNNKAIMSGVDLEHLKATLYIAFEGMSVAVVNNRYKESQIPIFLRLNDSKNLSNNSKSALNSKLSSLKIMNNKGQMISISELVSINETIKEPEVSSKNMNPLINVIAETSNDSQIYPLLDSRNELLKEFSKDYDVIKTNMLNLAFVDKVNGERFDLIFDGELKVTIDTFIDLGGAFIIALVLIFLLMVIYYKSFALSGAIVLSSFVSIIGVIIAHIIMDIFTEDIFYLTATSLIGFIALIGINSRNSTLIIDFAKQLKEEQNLNTNEAIAKAAATRSKPIILTVLVLVFASSLIANDAVFGGLGVALIGGTLISYVVSMFFVPVVIKNSLNKE, from the coding sequence ATGAAAATAGAGAAAATAGTTTTAGATATTTTAAATAGTAAAAGAAAAACTTTTCTTGTACTATTTTCAACTTTTGTTCTTTTTATATTATCTATTTTAAGCCTTCCAAGTGAGATTTTAAAAGCAAAAATGCTCCCTGATAAAGACTCTGATTCTTTTTCTATATATTTAGATTTAAAAGATGGCTCAAGTTTATATCAGACAAAAGAGCTTGTAAATTGTATTACAAAATCTTTACAAAAAGAGGAAAACATAACAAATATTTCGGCTTTTTTATCTCAAGGTCAGCCAATAGACTTTGCAGGTCTTGTGAAACAAAGCTCTTTAAAATACAAAGAGAGCCAAGCTGAACTTATGGTAAATATAAAAAGATTTAAAGATAGAGATATTACGAGTTACAATCTTGTAAATAAGCTAAGAACAGAAGTTTTAAACTCTTGTAAAAATGAAGATGCTGTTATAAAGTTTATTCAAATTCCAGCTGGTCCACCTGTTTTAGCATCTTTGGTTGCTGAAGTTTATGGAGGAGTAAGTTTCCAAAGTAGAAGAGATTTTGCACAAAAAATTGCAAATGTATTTAAAAATCAGAATACTTTAGTAGATATTGATATTCTTGCAGATGAAGATTATAGAGTTTTTAGTTTAAATATTAATAACAATAAAGCAATAATGAGTGGAGTTGATTTAGAACATCTAAAAGCAACTTTATATATAGCTTTTGAAGGAATGAGTGTAGCTGTTGTAAATAATAGATATAAAGAGAGTCAAATTCCTATATTTTTAAGATTAAATGATAGTAAAAATCTATCAAACAACTCAAAATCTGCACTAAATTCTAAACTTAGTTCTTTAAAAATAATGAATAACAAAGGTCAAATGATAAGTATTTCTGAACTTGTTTCTATAAATGAAACTATAAAAGAGCCAGAAGTTAGTTCAAAAAATATGAATCCTCTAATAAATGTAATTGCAGAAACTTCAAATGATAGTCAAATTTACCCTCTTTTGGATTCAAGAAATGAACTTTTAAAAGAGTTTAGCAAAGATTATGATGTTATAAAAACTAATATGCTAAATCTAGCTTTTGTTGATAAAGTAAATGGCGAAAGATTTGATTTGATTTTTGATGGTGAATTAAAAGTTACTATTGATACATTTATTGATCTTGGTGGAGCATTTATTATTGCATTAGTTTTAATATTTTTACTAATGGTAATTTATTATAAAAGTTTTGCTCTAAGTGGAGCTATTGTTTTATCTAGTTTTGTATCAATTATTGGAGTAATTATTGCTCATATTATTATGGATATTTTTACAGAAGATATTTTCTATTTAACTGCAACTAGCCTTATTGGGTTTATTGCTTTAATTGGAATAAACTCAAGAAACTCTACATTAATCATAGATTTTGCAAAACAGTTAAAAGAAGAACAAAATCTAAATACAAATGAAGCAATAGCAAAAGCAGCTGCTACAAGATCAAAGCCTATTATTCTTACAGTTTTAGTTCTTGTATTTGCAAGTTCTTTAATAGCAAATGATGCTGTATTTGGTGGATTGGGAGTTGCTTTAATTGGTGGAACTTTAATCTCTTATGTAGTTTCAATGTTTTTTGTACCAGTTGTTATAAAAAATAGTTTAAATAAAGAGTAA